CGCGCATGCAGGCGAGCTCGATGGCGGAGCGGAGCTGGTCGTCGGGCAGGAAATAGGGGGTGACGATGCGGACACGGTGTTCGGCCAGCGAGAGGGCGGCGCCGAGCAGGGTTTCGATGTGGTGGAGATCGGCGTCCGGGCCGGAGCGGATGCCGCGGGCGAGGGTGGGGCCTGGGGCCTGGAGGGAATCGGGCCACCAGATTTCGCTTTCGAGCGATTCGTTGGTGGTGAAGTTCCAGTCCTGGGCGAAGGTGCCGAGCAAATGGCGGATGACGGGGCCGGTGACGCCGACCTGGACATCGTCGACGCTGCCGGGGGCGTCGGGTGGGGCGCGGTTTTCGGCACCGATGTTCAGGCCGCCGGTGAAGCCGGAGGTGCCATCGAGGATGAGGAGTTTTTTGTGGTTGCGCAGGTTGAGCAGGGGCATGCGCCACGGGGCGTAGCTGTGGAGGAAGCGCGCGCAGGGCACGCCGGCGGCGCGGAGGGCGCGGAAGGCGCGCGCGGTGAAGAAGCCGCCGCCGACTCCGTCGATCAGGACGCGGACGGCGACGCCGCGTTGATGGGCGCGGGTGAGGGCGGCGATGAAGCGGCGGCCCACCGCGTCGTTGCGGAAGATGTAGCCGGCGAGGGCGACGCTGTGCTGGGCCTGTTCGATCGCCCCGATCATCGGACCGTAGGCGGCGCGGCCGCCGTGGTAGACGGTGATGCGGTTGCCGGCGGTGAGGGGCATGCCGGTGATCTGTCCGGCGATGGTGGCGAGGGTCTGGATCGGCGCGGGGGCTTCGAGCAGGGCGGTGACGCCGCGCCGGCCTTCGGTGGTAGGGGCAATCTGGGCGAGGCGCGCGGCCTTGCGGGAGATGCGGTTGATGCCGAAGACGATGTAGAGCAGGGGGCCGGTGATCAGGGTCAGCCAGACCAGGGCGATCCATCCCATTGCCGAGCGGACGTTTGATTTGCGCCGCAGGATATGCCACGTCAGCCCGAATGAGATCAGACAGTGAACGATGAAGATGATGGGTGTTTCGGTGAGGGTCGGGAGCGGTGTTTTGAGCGGCATGTGAGCGGATATCCTGTACCGGTTTGTTCCGGTTGAGCGGCGTGACCGGATGAAGCCGGGTTTGCGCGCAAAGACAAGTCAACCCGACGAGATTCCCGATCCGGGCCAGCGGAGATCATCATGCGTATCGTGAGCTGGAACCTTCTGCATCATGTGGGCGCGCAGGCGCGCGACGTGGCTTCGCTGATCGAGTCCTGCCGGCCTGATGTGATGCTGATGCAGGAGGCGACCGAGGAGATCGGCGAGATCGCGCATCTGTGCGGCGGGTGGTATTATCGTGCGCCGATGGCGCGGCGGACCTATGGGCTGGCGGCGTGGAGCCGGCATCGGTTCGAGGAGCCGGCGACGCTGCGGCTGCCCGCCTCGAAGGTGCCGGGGCGGGTGCCGCCACGGCTGGCGCAGATGGTGCGGATCGAGGGGGTGACGCTCGCGAATGTGCATTTGTCGCACGGGCAGATGCTGAACCGGCTGCAACTGCGCCATATCACGCGGCATCTGGTGGGGCCGGGGGCGATCATCGGCGATTACAATGCGCTTGGACCGATCCGGCTGGCGGGGTTTCACGATGTCGGGCCACGGCAGGTGACGTGCCGGGCGAGCGGGATGATCCCGTTCCGGCTCGACCGGTGCATGGTGCGCGGGATGGAGCGGGGTGAGGCGCGGGTGTTGTGGCGCGGGCCCTCCGATCATCATCCGATCATGCTGACGCTGCGGGTGGGCGGCGCGCGGTAGGCGACCGGTCAGAAATCGTTGCCGAGCAGGCGGTGGTAGTATTGGTGGGCGGGGGGCGGCAGGTCGGGTGCGGCGTCGCGCCGGATCAGTTCGTTCTGGATCGTG
This sequence is a window from Acidiphilium acidophilum. Protein-coding genes within it:
- a CDS encoding endonuclease/exonuclease/phosphatase family protein, with product MRIVSWNLLHHVGAQARDVASLIESCRPDVMLMQEATEEIGEIAHLCGGWYYRAPMARRTYGLAAWSRHRFEEPATLRLPASKVPGRVPPRLAQMVRIEGVTLANVHLSHGQMLNRLQLRHITRHLVGPGAIIGDYNALGPIRLAGFHDVGPRQVTCRASGMIPFRLDRCMVRGMERGEARVLWRGPSDHHPIMLTLRVGGAR
- a CDS encoding phospholipase D-like domain-containing protein; protein product: MPLKTPLPTLTETPIIFIVHCLISFGLTWHILRRKSNVRSAMGWIALVWLTLITGPLLYIVFGINRISRKAARLAQIAPTTEGRRGVTALLEAPAPIQTLATIAGQITGMPLTAGNRITVYHGGRAAYGPMIGAIEQAQHSVALAGYIFRNDAVGRRFIAALTRAHQRGVAVRVLIDGVGGGFFTARAFRALRAAGVPCARFLHSYAPWRMPLLNLRNHKKLLILDGTSGFTGGLNIGAENRAPPDAPGSVDDVQVGVTGPVIRHLLGTFAQDWNFTTNESLESEIWWPDSLQAPGPTLARGIRSGPDADLHHIETLLGAALSLAEHRVRIVTPYFLPDDQLRSAIELACMRGVTVEIVIPEHSDHRLIDWAVRAHLRASRQLRPRVFLGATPFNHAKLMTIDGIWSLVGSSNWDARSLRLNFEFDLECYDPAVCAELDSLIDEKIARSRPIADAELAADPLWKRQRDAAARLLLPYL